A genomic window from Serratia liquefaciens includes:
- a CDS encoding D-cysteine desulfhydrase, whose product MNLQHKLAQFPRLDLVGSATPLEKLSRLSDYLGREIYIKRDDVTPMAMGGNKLRKLEFLAAEALRQGADTLVTAGAIQSNHVRQTAAVAAKLGLHCVALLENPIDTQAENYLTNGNRLLLGLFNAEVVMCDALHDPQQQLADLATRLEGQGFRPYVVPVGGSNALGALGYVQCALEIAEQSQRSNVAFSSVVVASGSAGTHAGLAVGLQQLLPETHLIGVTVSRKVIDQLPKVELIQKALACSLDIDELAPITLWDDYFAPQYGMPNEEGMAAIHLLAQQEGVLLDPVYSGKAMAGLIDGVAQQRFRDEGPILFIHTGGAPALFAYHPQV is encoded by the coding sequence GTGAATCTGCAACACAAACTGGCGCAATTCCCGCGCCTCGATTTAGTGGGCTCTGCCACTCCGCTCGAAAAACTGTCTCGCCTTTCAGACTACCTTGGCCGTGAAATTTACATCAAACGTGACGACGTCACACCGATGGCAATGGGTGGTAACAAGCTGAGAAAACTGGAATTTCTTGCCGCAGAAGCGCTGCGTCAGGGCGCGGACACGCTGGTCACCGCCGGCGCCATCCAATCCAACCACGTACGTCAAACGGCTGCAGTGGCGGCCAAGCTGGGTCTGCACTGCGTAGCGCTGCTGGAAAACCCAATCGACACCCAGGCAGAAAACTACCTGACCAACGGTAACCGCTTGCTGCTCGGATTGTTTAACGCCGAAGTGGTGATGTGCGATGCGCTGCACGATCCGCAGCAGCAGTTGGCCGATCTGGCGACCCGTCTTGAAGGGCAAGGTTTCCGACCTTATGTGGTGCCGGTAGGGGGCTCCAATGCGCTGGGGGCGCTGGGTTACGTGCAGTGTGCGCTGGAAATTGCCGAACAGAGCCAGCGGAGCAACGTCGCGTTCAGCTCGGTGGTGGTGGCCTCCGGCAGCGCCGGGACCCATGCCGGGCTGGCCGTTGGCCTGCAGCAACTGCTGCCGGAAACGCACCTGATCGGCGTGACCGTTTCACGCAAGGTGATCGACCAATTGCCCAAGGTGGAGCTGATCCAAAAAGCGCTGGCCTGTTCGTTGGACATCGACGAACTGGCGCCGATTACGCTGTGGGACGACTATTTTGCGCCGCAGTACGGCATGCCAAACGAAGAGGGCATGGCGGCGATACACCTGTTGGCACAGCAGGAAGGGGTGTTGCTGGATCCGGTTTACAGCGGTAAGGCGATGGCCGGTCTGATTGACGGCGTAGCCCAGCAGCGTTTCCGCGATGAGGGCCCGATCCTGTTTATCCATACCGGCGGTGCGCCGGCGCTGTTCGCCTATCATCCACAGGTGTGA
- a CDS encoding type II toxin-antitoxin system HicA family toxin: protein MKSSELIGLLEQEGWVLTRIKGSHHQFKHPNSRLVITVPHPRKDLKAGTLRQIMKDAGLC from the coding sequence GTGAAAAGTTCAGAACTGATCGGGCTATTAGAGCAGGAAGGTTGGGTTTTAACGCGGATCAAGGGAAGCCACCATCAGTTTAAGCACCCGAACTCCCGTCTGGTGATCACCGTTCCACATCCGCGTAAGGATCTGAAAGCGGGAACGCTACGCCAAATCATGAAAGATGCCGGATTGTGCTAA
- the tcyL gene encoding cystine ABC transporter permease: MHESIQLALDSAPFLLRGAILTLQLSLGGMALGLLLGFLLALMRLSPLWPLSWLSRFYVSLFRGTPLIAQLFMIYYGLPQFGIEFDPFPAALIGLSLNTAAYTSETLRAAISSIEKGQWEAAASIGMTRWQTLRRVILPQAARTALPPLGNSFIGLVKDTSLAATIQVPELFRQAQLITSRTLEVFTMYLAASLIYWVMATLLSALQNRLEAHVNRQDQE, translated from the coding sequence ATGCACGAAAGTATCCAACTGGCGCTGGATTCAGCGCCATTTTTATTGCGGGGCGCGATCCTCACACTCCAGCTCAGTCTGGGGGGCATGGCGCTCGGTTTACTGCTCGGTTTTCTGCTGGCGCTGATGCGCCTTTCGCCGTTATGGCCGCTGTCATGGCTGTCGCGCTTCTATGTGTCGCTGTTTCGCGGCACGCCGTTGATTGCCCAGCTGTTCATGATTTACTACGGCCTGCCGCAGTTCGGCATCGAGTTTGATCCCTTCCCGGCAGCGCTGATTGGCCTGTCGCTCAATACCGCCGCCTATACTTCGGAAACCCTGCGTGCCGCGATTTCGTCGATTGAAAAAGGGCAGTGGGAAGCGGCAGCCAGCATCGGCATGACCCGCTGGCAGACGCTGCGTCGAGTGATCCTGCCGCAGGCGGCGCGTACCGCATTGCCGCCGTTGGGCAACAGCTTTATCGGCCTGGTGAAAGACACCTCGCTGGCGGCGACCATTCAGGTGCCGGAACTGTTCCGTCAGGCACAGTTGATTACCTCGCGTACCCTGGAAGTGTTTACCATGTATCTGGCGGCCTCGCTGATTTACTGGGTGATGGCGACCCTGCTTTCTGCGCTGCAAAATCGTCTGGAAGCCCACGTAAACCGTCAGGATCAGGAGTAA
- a CDS encoding FliC/FljB family flagellin, with translation MAQVINTNSLSLMAQNNLNKSQSSLGTAIERLSSGLRINSAKDDAAGQAISNRFTANIKGLTQASRNANDGISLAQTTEGALNEVNDNLQNIRRLTVQSQNGSNSSSDLKSIQDEIGERLAEINRISEQTDFNGVKVLSGDQKLTIQVGANDNETIQIDLKNINSKTLGLDKFSVADGVDTTKVGGAVTTIATGKDLTITNTTNKQANGAAPASYLKDNTTGDIYAVGTDGKNYKATIDKTSGDITAIAAAETTGLTDTAAATTVKEEVTATGDTTGLKSYDGGKSYLIQEGTGADAKYFKATADSAGKVTKGAEMSTTPKTADPLATLDKALSQVDGLRSSLGAVQNRFDSVINNLNSTVNNLSASQSRIQDADYATEVSNMSRANILQQAGTSVLAQANQSTQNVLSLLR, from the coding sequence ATGGCACAAGTAATTAATACCAACAGCCTGTCGCTGATGGCGCAGAACAACCTGAACAAATCACAGTCTTCTTTGGGTACTGCGATCGAGCGTCTGTCTTCCGGTCTGCGTATCAACAGCGCTAAGGACGATGCTGCGGGTCAGGCGATCTCTAACCGTTTCACCGCTAACATCAAAGGCCTGACTCAGGCTTCCCGTAACGCCAACGACGGTATCTCTCTGGCGCAGACCACTGAAGGCGCACTGAACGAAGTCAACGACAACCTGCAGAACATCCGTCGTCTGACCGTACAGTCCCAGAACGGTTCTAACTCTTCAAGCGATCTGAAATCCATCCAGGACGAAATCGGCGAACGTCTGGCTGAGATCAACCGTATCTCTGAACAAACCGACTTCAACGGCGTGAAAGTACTGAGCGGCGACCAGAAGCTGACTATTCAGGTTGGTGCCAACGACAACGAAACCATTCAGATCGATCTGAAAAACATCAACTCTAAAACTCTGGGCCTGGACAAGTTCAGCGTGGCAGACGGTGTTGATACCACTAAAGTTGGCGGTGCAGTAACTACCATTGCAACCGGTAAAGATCTGACTATCACCAACACCACCAACAAACAGGCTAACGGTGCTGCACCAGCCAGCTACCTTAAAGACAACACCACTGGTGACATTTACGCTGTAGGTACCGATGGCAAGAACTACAAAGCTACCATCGACAAAACTTCTGGTGACATCACTGCTATCGCAGCAGCAGAAACCACTGGTTTGACCGATACGGCTGCTGCCACTACCGTTAAGGAAGAAGTCACTGCAACGGGCGACACTACTGGTCTGAAATCCTATGACGGCGGCAAATCTTACCTGATCCAGGAAGGTACCGGTGCAGACGCCAAATACTTCAAGGCCACTGCAGACAGCGCAGGTAAAGTAACCAAAGGCGCTGAAATGAGCACCACGCCTAAAACTGCTGACCCACTGGCAACCCTGGACAAAGCACTGTCTCAGGTTGACGGTCTGCGTTCTTCCCTGGGTGCGGTACAGAACCGTTTCGATTCTGTTATCAACAACCTGAACAGCACCGTGAACAACCTGTCTGCTTCTCAGTCCCGTATTCAAGATGCTGACTACGCGACCGAAGTGTCTAACATGAGCCGTGCCAACATCCTGCAACAGGCTGGCACCTCTGTTCTGGCACAGGCTAACCAGTCTACTCAGAACGTGTTGTCCCTGCTGCGTTAA
- the tcyN gene encoding L-cystine ABC transporter ATP-binding protein TcyN, which produces MSAIEVKKLTKQFNGQTVLHGIDLEVGAGEVVAIIGPSGSGKTTLLRSINLLEVPDSGTIRVGDILIDGSRPLSRQKKQVRALRQQVGFVFQNFNLFPHRSVLENIIEGPVIVKGEPKASAEQRARTLLAKVGLSGKESAYPRRLSGGQQQRVAIARALAMQPEVILFDEPTSALDPELVGEVLNTIRSLAEEKRTMVIVTHEMSFARDVADRAIFMDHGRIVEQGPAKELFTNPQHQRTQQFLDKFLNQ; this is translated from the coding sequence ATGAGTGCCATCGAAGTGAAAAAACTGACCAAGCAGTTCAACGGTCAAACGGTGCTGCATGGGATTGATCTGGAGGTCGGTGCCGGTGAGGTGGTGGCGATTATCGGGCCAAGCGGCTCGGGGAAAACCACCTTGCTGCGCAGCATCAACCTGCTGGAGGTGCCGGATTCCGGGACCATTCGGGTTGGCGATATACTGATCGACGGTTCCAGGCCGCTGAGCAGACAGAAAAAACAGGTTCGTGCATTACGCCAGCAGGTGGGGTTCGTGTTCCAGAACTTCAATTTGTTCCCGCACCGCTCGGTATTGGAGAACATTATTGAAGGTCCGGTCATCGTTAAAGGCGAGCCCAAGGCCAGCGCGGAACAACGTGCACGGACTTTGTTGGCCAAAGTGGGATTGAGCGGTAAAGAGTCGGCCTATCCGCGCCGTCTTTCCGGCGGGCAGCAGCAGCGAGTGGCGATTGCCCGGGCGCTGGCGATGCAGCCGGAAGTGATCCTGTTTGACGAACCCACCTCGGCGCTCGACCCGGAGCTGGTGGGCGAGGTGCTCAACACCATACGTTCGCTGGCGGAAGAAAAGCGCACCATGGTGATCGTCACGCACGAGATGAGCTTCGCCCGCGACGTGGCCGACCGTGCCATATTTATGGACCACGGTCGCATCGTGGAGCAAGGGCCGGCAAAAGAGCTGTTCACTAATCCGCAGCACCAACGTACCCAACAATTCCTCGACAAGTTTTTGAATCAGTGA
- a CDS encoding type II toxin-antitoxin system HicB family antitoxin translates to MFYPAYVHSEPDGSASGFFPDVPGCYFAGETLDRAFEDARSALDTHFEFLSEDNQPIPVPQTVSFHLAQDNDSLNGGQWLLVNINMDKFDGRAERINITLPHRLLNRIDSLVQQHPGYGSRSAFLAAAARNELLKAG, encoded by the coding sequence ATGTTCTACCCTGCTTATGTACATTCAGAACCGGACGGCAGCGCCAGCGGTTTCTTTCCCGATGTACCGGGCTGCTATTTTGCCGGTGAGACTCTGGACAGGGCCTTTGAAGACGCCAGAAGTGCGCTGGATACCCATTTCGAATTCTTGAGCGAAGACAATCAACCTATTCCCGTCCCACAGACCGTGTCCTTTCATCTGGCACAGGATAACGACAGTCTGAATGGCGGACAGTGGTTGTTGGTCAATATTAATATGGATAAGTTTGATGGTCGGGCGGAGCGTATCAATATTACCTTGCCGCACCGCCTGCTGAACCGCATAGATTCTCTGGTGCAGCAGCATCCCGGTTACGGTAGCCGCAGCGCCTTTTTGGCCGCAGCCGCCCGCAATGAATTATTGAAAGCCGGGTAG
- the tcyJ gene encoding cystine ABC transporter substrate-binding protein: MIFSKVRRQLLLGVMSVALTAGLSTQTYAADNLLEQVKHHGTLVVGLEGTYPPFSFQGEDGKLTGFEVDFATALAEHLGVKAKLNPTKWDGMLASLDSKRIDVVINQVTISDERKKKYDFSTPYTVSGIQALVKKGNEGTITKPEDLKGKKVGVGLGTNYEQWLRDNVQGVDVRTYDDDPTKYQDLRVGRINAILVDRLAALDLVKKTGDTLAVAGPAFSRQESGVAVRKNNPELLAAINQAIAEMQKDGTLAKISEKWFGADVTK; this comes from the coding sequence ATGATCTTTTCCAAAGTTCGTCGTCAATTGCTGCTGGGCGTGATGAGCGTTGCGCTGACCGCCGGTTTGAGCACGCAGACCTATGCCGCCGATAACCTGCTGGAGCAGGTGAAGCATCACGGGACCCTGGTTGTCGGGTTGGAAGGCACTTATCCGCCGTTCAGCTTCCAGGGGGAAGACGGTAAATTGACCGGCTTCGAAGTGGATTTCGCCACCGCCCTGGCGGAGCATCTTGGCGTTAAAGCCAAGCTGAACCCTACCAAGTGGGACGGCATGCTGGCTTCGTTGGATTCAAAACGCATCGACGTGGTGATCAATCAGGTGACCATTTCCGACGAGCGTAAAAAGAAATACGATTTCTCGACGCCTTATACCGTCTCCGGTATTCAGGCCTTGGTGAAGAAGGGCAATGAAGGCACCATCACCAAGCCGGAAGACCTGAAGGGCAAAAAAGTCGGCGTGGGCCTTGGCACCAACTACGAACAGTGGTTGCGTGACAATGTGCAGGGCGTTGACGTGCGTACCTATGATGATGACCCGACCAAATACCAGGATCTGCGCGTAGGCCGTATCAACGCCATTCTGGTGGACCGTCTGGCGGCGTTGGATCTGGTGAAGAAAACCGGCGATACGCTGGCGGTAGCCGGCCCGGCGTTCTCGCGTCAGGAGTCGGGCGTTGCGGTGCGTAAAAACAACCCGGAACTGCTGGCCGCGATTAACCAGGCGATTGCCGAAATGCAAAAAGACGGCACGCTGGCGAAGATCTCCGAGAAATGGTTTGGCGCGGACGTAACTAAATAA
- a CDS encoding RNA polymerase sigma factor FliA has translation MSDLYTAEGVMDKNSLWLRYVPLVRHEALRLQVRLPASVELDDLLQAGGIGLLNAVERYDALQGTAFTTYAVQRIRGAMLDELRSRDWVPRSVRRHAREVAQVMRQLEQRLGRPASEVEVAQTLNLPLDEYRQILLDTNNSQLFSYDEWREEHGESAEPLLEGHEEANPLHHLLEGNLRQRVIEAIEALPEREKMVLTLYYQEELNLKEIGAVLDVGESRVSQLHSQAIKRLRARLANEN, from the coding sequence GTGAGCGATCTGTATACCGCCGAAGGCGTGATGGACAAAAATTCTCTCTGGCTACGCTACGTTCCGTTAGTGCGCCACGAGGCGTTGCGCCTGCAGGTCAGGTTGCCCGCCAGCGTGGAGCTCGACGATCTGTTGCAGGCCGGCGGAATTGGGCTGTTGAACGCCGTTGAGCGGTATGACGCCCTGCAGGGAACCGCCTTTACCACCTATGCGGTGCAACGCATTCGCGGCGCCATGCTCGATGAGCTGCGCAGCCGTGACTGGGTGCCGCGCAGCGTGCGTCGCCATGCCCGTGAAGTGGCGCAGGTGATGCGGCAGTTGGAACAGCGGCTCGGCAGACCGGCCAGCGAAGTGGAAGTGGCGCAGACGCTGAACCTGCCTTTGGATGAGTACCGTCAAATTCTGTTGGACACCAATAACAGTCAGCTTTTCTCCTACGACGAATGGCGGGAAGAGCACGGCGAAAGCGCGGAACCGCTGCTGGAAGGGCACGAAGAGGCCAATCCGTTACATCATCTGCTGGAGGGCAATCTGCGCCAACGGGTGATCGAGGCCATCGAGGCGTTGCCGGAACGCGAAAAAATGGTGCTGACGCTGTATTACCAGGAAGAGTTGAACCTGAAAGAGATCGGCGCCGTGCTGGACGTGGGGGAATCGCGCGTCAGCCAACTGCATAGCCAGGCGATCAAACGTCTGCGCGCCCGACTGGCGAACGAGAACTGA
- the fliZ gene encoding flagella biosynthesis regulatory protein FliZ: protein MPGILLKKRPLSRYLKDYKHSQTHCSQCGKLLDRMALVFRGKIINKDAIARMDQPIDDHVWLNVQNELTALCRFCSEISCNSHPSYFDIMAFKQYLFEQTEMSHSTIREYVVRLRRLDEMLVERNYPADKFASNVSHQRIIEDLPSAAHNNYRIALRKYDQYLAWQKSY from the coding sequence ATGCCAGGCATACTATTGAAAAAACGGCCGCTGAGCCGTTATTTGAAAGATTACAAACACAGCCAGACCCATTGCTCTCAGTGCGGCAAGCTATTGGATCGCATGGCGTTGGTGTTTCGTGGCAAGATCATCAACAAAGATGCCATTGCGCGCATGGACCAGCCGATTGACGATCACGTGTGGCTGAATGTGCAAAATGAGCTGACGGCGCTGTGCCGCTTTTGCAGTGAGATCTCCTGCAACAGCCATCCGAGCTATTTCGACATCATGGCGTTCAAGCAGTATCTGTTTGAGCAGACCGAAATGAGCCACAGCACCATCCGCGAATACGTGGTGCGCCTGCGTCGGCTGGATGAAATGCTGGTGGAGCGTAATTACCCGGCCGACAAGTTTGCCAGTAACGTCAGCCATCAGCGCATCATCGAAGACCTGCCTTCGGCGGCGCACAACAATTACCGCATCGCGCTGCGCAAATACGACCAGTATCTTGCCTGGCAAAAAAGCTACTGA